A region of Elusimicrobiota bacterium DNA encodes the following proteins:
- a CDS encoding radical SAM protein, with protein MKNENANPAIVVYLAELAHDGFGLSLRTFPLGLGVVGSYVKEKFSNRVDLHLFRTYGDLMAAVKEKTPDIVGFGYFSWNDYLTLVAARAIRESCPRALIVFGGANISPFGQEKTSGFPFAGKTGGAIPMAPAPQNEALHSFTWPVYNDYQLLAAYPNIDVLIHGDGEIPMADLVAKFIETGDKEAVKSAGVPGCSSRVGDAIVCGPAPEILFDLDRIPSPYSSGLFKGFMDKYNLLPQIETTRGCPYKCTFCTVGLNEGKMRKHSLEYSKDEIRYLMNHYPNTVLRIADPNWGIAEKDVELAEFIHELRKTTGYPSSLRVYYSAGGPFKNIKTMALLMKDLLPLNMSFQSLNVETLKNIKRGNMPLSKVQEMVAYARSNGIASSTELISGLPKESLSSFKNSFLMAVTLRLDSVYVGALYLIKGSELYTGEARAQYKFRTKFALIEKDVTRIDDRWVFEMDELVVEHSEMTEADFYELYRFKIWGMVGYGSAYLKEIIMHGFNYDVTIIEIYDELVGNPERYPFHRTILSEYVESIKPLFFDTPQALEEKLVQHIEKHGNVDRFYWNRYTQLTMAKVLGRESKVVFVNEVAAAAKKVFDRKVQGEAPADRKSDFYSILDVLSGLQPDCIISPLETNERVVNVELPFDVKVWADENYEFPLSRYRLPKPRRFGLVIRNIQEHINFMRDTKSFDSTADKYEYYYNVMVSSNMRRSIAYAEEHGLINTEVPGVVHPMENN; from the coding sequence ATGAAAAACGAAAACGCAAATCCGGCGATCGTCGTTTATCTCGCTGAACTGGCCCATGATGGTTTTGGTTTGAGTCTTCGTACCTTCCCTCTGGGCCTCGGCGTCGTCGGGTCCTATGTGAAAGAAAAATTCTCCAACAGGGTGGACCTCCATCTTTTTAGAACCTATGGGGATCTGATGGCGGCCGTCAAAGAAAAAACGCCGGATATTGTGGGTTTCGGCTATTTCTCCTGGAATGATTATCTGACCTTGGTGGCGGCGAGAGCCATACGAGAATCCTGTCCCCGCGCGCTCATCGTTTTCGGCGGGGCGAATATCAGCCCCTTTGGCCAAGAAAAAACGAGCGGTTTCCCTTTCGCGGGGAAAACGGGAGGCGCTATTCCGATGGCCCCGGCCCCCCAGAACGAGGCCCTCCATTCGTTCACCTGGCCGGTCTATAACGACTATCAACTCCTGGCGGCTTATCCGAACATCGACGTGCTTATTCATGGCGACGGCGAGATCCCGATGGCGGATTTAGTGGCGAAGTTTATCGAAACCGGGGATAAGGAGGCGGTGAAGAGCGCCGGGGTTCCGGGGTGCAGTTCAAGGGTGGGCGACGCCATCGTTTGCGGGCCCGCCCCGGAAATATTGTTTGACTTGGACCGAATTCCGTCCCCCTATTCGTCCGGCCTGTTCAAAGGGTTCATGGACAAATACAACCTCCTTCCGCAGATCGAAACGACGAGAGGCTGTCCTTACAAATGCACGTTCTGCACGGTCGGATTGAATGAGGGAAAGATGCGCAAGCACTCCCTGGAGTATTCAAAAGACGAAATCCGCTACCTCATGAACCATTATCCGAACACCGTTTTGCGAATCGCCGACCCCAACTGGGGCATCGCCGAAAAAGACGTGGAACTGGCCGAATTCATCCACGAATTGCGAAAGACCACGGGGTATCCCTCCAGCCTGAGGGTGTATTACTCCGCGGGGGGGCCTTTCAAAAATATCAAGACCATGGCGCTTTTGATGAAAGACCTTTTACCCTTGAATATGAGCTTTCAATCGTTGAACGTGGAAACCCTGAAGAACATCAAACGGGGAAACATGCCCCTGAGCAAGGTCCAGGAAATGGTGGCCTACGCGCGCTCGAACGGCATCGCCTCCTCCACGGAGCTCATCTCGGGGCTTCCGAAAGAGTCCCTTTCGTCGTTCAAGAACTCTTTCCTGATGGCCGTCACGCTTCGCCTGGACAGTGTATATGTGGGCGCGCTCTACCTGATCAAAGGTTCCGAGTTGTATACCGGGGAGGCTCGAGCCCAGTACAAGTTCCGGACCAAGTTCGCGCTCATCGAAAAAGACGTGACACGGATCGACGACCGATGGGTCTTTGAGATGGACGAGCTTGTGGTGGAGCATTCGGAAATGACGGAAGCCGATTTCTACGAACTATACCGGTTTAAGATCTGGGGGATGGTGGGTTACGGTTCGGCCTACCTTAAGGAAATCATCATGCATGGCTTCAATTACGACGTGACGATTATCGAGATCTACGACGAACTGGTCGGAAACCCAGAGCGATACCCTTTCCACCGAACGATCCTCTCTGAATACGTGGAGAGTATTAAGCCGCTGTTTTTTGACACGCCCCAAGCCCTTGAAGAAAAACTGGTGCAACATATCGAAAAACACGGAAACGTGGATCGGTTCTATTGGAACCGATACACCCAATTGACGATGGCGAAAGTTCTGGGGCGGGAAAGCAAGGTCGTTTTCGTCAACGAGGTCGCCGCCGCCGCCAAAAAGGTCTTTGACAGAAAGGTTCAAGGCGAAGCTCCTGCCGATCGAAAGAGTGATTTTTATTCGATTTTGGATGTTTTGTCCGGCCTCCAACCGGATTGTATCATCAGCCCGCTAGAGACTAATGAACGCGTGGTGAATGTGGAATTGCCGTTTGATGTAAAGGTTTGGGCCGACGAGAATTATGAGTTTCCGCTCTCCCGTTATCGATTGCCAAAACCGAGAAGGTTCGGCCTGGTGATACGCAATATTCAGGAACATATCAACTTCATGAGAGATACGAAATCCTTTGATTCTACGGCCGACAAATATGAATACTATTACAACGTTATGGTTTCTTCCAATATGCGGCGGTCCATCGCTTATGCTGAGGAGCACGGGTTGATCAACACGGAAGTCCCCGGGGTGGTTCATCCGATGGAAAATAATTAG
- a CDS encoding glycosyltransferase family 2 protein, producing the protein MNFGFVVPTKNRPQEMGRLLASLERQSVLPAAIVIVDGGSYSLQALLEQHTTIPIKYIREKTSITEARNRGIAELDPAIEHIGFLDDDLVFEPRALEALMRFWSTADALVGGAGFNIVNHPVRRTGNILKWPFFLDCKSEGKILRSGYNTTYCPVETTQKVSWLYGGATMWKREVLSTFRFDEWYEGYGLMEDIDFSYSVSKKYDLYVVSGAAVLHLHAPGDRVADFTFGQMQIINRYNFVRKHPELSFPLFWWASFGQALENFARWIVFKKRSFISKCFGNVAGMVRLLFNSQTKIRLNERSQKR; encoded by the coding sequence GTGAACTTTGGTTTCGTCGTGCCCACAAAAAATAGGCCCCAGGAAATGGGGAGGCTCCTCGCGAGCTTGGAGCGACAGTCGGTTTTGCCGGCGGCCATCGTCATCGTGGATGGGGGCTCCTACTCCCTTCAGGCCCTCCTCGAGCAACACACGACCATTCCCATTAAATACATCCGCGAAAAAACCTCCATCACCGAAGCGCGAAACAGAGGGATTGCCGAACTGGATCCCGCGATCGAGCACATTGGATTCCTCGATGACGATCTCGTGTTTGAACCGAGAGCGTTGGAAGCGTTGATGCGGTTTTGGTCCACGGCGGATGCGTTGGTGGGCGGAGCGGGCTTCAATATCGTTAACCACCCCGTCCGGAGAACCGGCAACATTCTCAAATGGCCCTTTTTCCTTGATTGCAAATCGGAGGGGAAAATATTGCGGTCAGGGTATAACACCACCTACTGCCCGGTGGAAACAACACAAAAGGTCAGTTGGTTGTACGGCGGAGCCACTATGTGGAAAAGGGAAGTTCTTTCGACTTTTAGGTTTGATGAGTGGTACGAAGGCTACGGCCTTATGGAAGACATCGATTTTAGTTACAGCGTTTCAAAAAAATATGACCTTTACGTTGTCTCGGGAGCGGCCGTTCTTCATCTGCACGCTCCGGGTGATCGCGTTGCGGATTTCACGTTTGGGCAAATGCAGATCATCAACCGATATAATTTCGTCAGGAAACATCCGGAATTGTCTTTCCCTCTTTTTTGGTGGGCCAGTTTTGGACAGGCATTGGAAAATTTTGCCCGTTGGATCGTTTTCAAAAAGAGGTCGTTCATTTCGAAATGTTTTGGAAATGTGGCCGGGATGGTCCGGTTGCTTTTCAATTCACAGACAAAGATCCGGCTTAACGAGAGATCTCAAAAACGATGA
- a CDS encoding glycosyltransferase family 2 protein: protein MAVVIPAYNAEDFIARCLESVYSQSRPPDEIIVVDDGSTDHTPDLLEKGGGRVKVLRTRNNGLAAARNAGFSLTQCRYVAFLDADDYWPSHKLEVYNDYARRYPRVGLFYSDYYCFRSEKVYRRVRAGAPGSNPFFQMLKYNCVASSAAMVDRDVWQRVGGLRGGFSHPAGVVDWDFFLKAAQVTPFQYIPEPLMFYRVHEKSAMQTRQEAMWKDSVRVVLWHSKNNSVPLQVKKEALAALFYQSGLRWLTAGFPKKARDHFFRSLRFSFGSSPSAVLFLVSLGGARVISSLLALRRYLSRLFTLVSKSNDGSRGWS, encoded by the coding sequence ATGGCGGTGGTCATCCCGGCCTATAACGCGGAGGACTTTATTGCCCGTTGTTTGGAGAGCGTTTACTCTCAATCCCGGCCTCCTGACGAAATCATTGTGGTGGACGACGGGTCCACCGATCATACGCCCGATTTGCTTGAAAAGGGGGGAGGTCGAGTAAAAGTCCTTCGCACCCGAAACAACGGATTGGCGGCCGCGCGAAATGCGGGGTTTTCTCTAACCCAATGCCGATACGTGGCGTTCCTTGACGCCGATGACTATTGGCCGTCTCATAAGTTGGAAGTTTACAATGATTACGCCCGCCGTTATCCCCGGGTGGGTTTGTTTTACAGCGATTATTATTGTTTTAGGTCAGAGAAAGTGTATCGCCGCGTTCGCGCGGGGGCTCCAGGCTCAAACCCCTTCTTCCAAATGTTAAAATACAATTGCGTGGCTTCCTCCGCCGCCATGGTCGACAGGGATGTCTGGCAACGTGTGGGGGGGCTCCGAGGAGGCTTCTCTCATCCCGCCGGGGTGGTGGATTGGGATTTCTTTCTGAAAGCCGCGCAAGTGACGCCCTTTCAGTATATTCCCGAGCCCCTTATGTTCTACCGGGTGCACGAAAAAAGCGCGATGCAGACGAGGCAGGAAGCCATGTGGAAAGATTCCGTCCGCGTGGTCCTTTGGCATTCAAAAAACAATTCTGTTCCGCTCCAAGTGAAAAAGGAGGCCCTCGCGGCCCTCTTTTATCAAAGCGGTCTGCGGTGGTTGACGGCTGGATTTCCGAAAAAGGCCCGCGATCATTTTTTTCGCAGTCTGAGGTTTTCTTTTGGATCTTCCCCGAGCGCCGTTCTTTTTTTGGTTTCCCTGGGTGGGGCGAGAGTCATTTCTTCATTGTTGGCCCTCCGTCGTTACCTGTCTCGACTGTTCACTCTGGTTTCAAAATCCAACGATGGGTCACGGGGATGGAGTTGA
- a CDS encoding UDP-2,4-diacetamido-2,4,6-trideoxy-beta-L-altropyranose hydrolase, with translation MTVRAGGRSDAVKTADAARRFGARWVVVDGYHFGPGYREILQKSGFRVLWVDDLGSSENCFSDIVVNQNLHAKPNLYPRREARPRLMLGSRYALLRNEFSAFQRRSARHSTVKRILVSGGGTDPKNITRTVLKALANVPAPRFEIDVLLGGGYRKAWSLAGWARRAGVHRVHVHKNPRNIAFLMSRADLGILAAGSTCLEIARLGLPAILVAQSDNQTNIAHSMHQEGAAWSLGSIASLSVGEIRDRVEWLARSPSVRKRMSLRGKRLVDGKGAKRVVAMMQDMASPRVPFVLRRVRPSDCRRLWNWANDPAARAASFSETRIPWGPHQAWFKERLNNSHCVIFVAVLRQGKSIGSARFERRKIGWVISVFVERTYRGQGLGSSLIRTAACAFMRDTGEKVVNAYVKPTNGASLQAFLRAGFRQRAKTRISNTPAYWCVLTTEDCQ, from the coding sequence TTGACGGTTCGAGCCGGCGGCCGGTCGGACGCTGTCAAAACGGCGGACGCGGCGCGGAGGTTCGGGGCTCGCTGGGTCGTGGTCGATGGATATCATTTCGGGCCCGGCTATCGAGAGATTTTGCAAAAAAGCGGATTTCGCGTTTTGTGGGTTGACGATCTCGGCAGTTCCGAGAATTGTTTTTCAGACATTGTTGTGAATCAAAACCTTCACGCCAAGCCGAACCTTTATCCTCGCCGTGAGGCCCGCCCCCGGTTGATGTTAGGGTCCCGCTACGCGTTGTTGCGAAACGAGTTCTCCGCTTTCCAGCGGCGATCCGCTCGGCATTCAACAGTGAAACGAATATTGGTTTCGGGCGGGGGAACCGATCCTAAAAACATAACGAGAACCGTTCTGAAGGCCTTGGCGAATGTTCCGGCTCCTCGGTTTGAGATCGACGTCCTTCTTGGCGGAGGGTATCGTAAGGCGTGGTCCCTCGCCGGATGGGCACGCCGGGCGGGTGTTCATCGGGTTCACGTTCACAAAAACCCAAGAAATATCGCTTTTCTGATGTCTCGTGCCGACCTGGGAATCCTGGCGGCCGGATCCACTTGTTTGGAAATCGCTCGATTGGGGCTTCCGGCTATTCTCGTGGCCCAATCTGACAACCAAACCAACATCGCCCATTCAATGCATCAAGAGGGTGCCGCCTGGAGCCTGGGGTCCATCGCTTCCTTGTCGGTAGGGGAAATCCGGGATCGAGTCGAATGGTTGGCGCGATCGCCATCGGTTCGTAAACGAATGTCTCTAAGAGGAAAACGGCTCGTTGATGGAAAAGGGGCCAAGCGCGTGGTGGCCATGATGCAGGACATGGCTTCGCCAAGGGTTCCCTTTGTTCTTCGACGCGTCCGTCCCTCCGACTGTCGAAGGTTGTGGAATTGGGCGAACGACCCGGCCGCCCGCGCGGCAAGTTTTTCTGAAACCCGTATTCCATGGGGGCCCCACCAGGCCTGGTTTAAGGAACGACTTAATAATTCCCATTGTGTTATTTTCGTTGCCGTTCTTCGACAGGGGAAATCCATTGGAAGTGCGCGTTTTGAACGCCGAAAGATCGGTTGGGTGATTTCCGTTTTTGTCGAGAGGACCTATCGTGGGCAAGGGCTTGGATCCAGTCTCATCCGAACGGCGGCATGCGCGTTCATGAGGGACACCGGAGAAAAGGTTGTGAACGCTTATGTGAAGCCCACCAACGGCGCTTCTCTCCAAGCTTTCCTTCGAGCGGGGTTTCGTCAAAGGGCGAAAACGCGCATTTCAAACACTCCGGCCTATTGGTGTGTGTTAACCACGGAAGATTGTCAATGA
- a CDS encoding SDR family NAD(P)-dependent oxidoreductase, with protein sequence MTLFVTGAGGFIGSHVVESLLDRGHRVRALVHYNGAGRRGFLDELDSRGRGRLDIVVGDVRDSSQMNALVQGCDKVIHLAALIAIPYSYQAAESYVETNVRGTLNILEACRRNKVRRVIVTSTSEVYGTAQRIPMTELHPLQAQSPYAATKMGADQLALSYHRSHGLPVVVLRPFNTYGPRQSARAVLPTILTQILSERKTISLGNLAPRRDLTFVTDTARAFVAALDRKGLEGEVIHFGQGSAVSVKELAERCFSVLKRKARVTTAGGRVRPRQSEVDLLVCDAAKAREKLGWEPRTSLDEGIRRTAAYIEKHLAAYRPDEYAR encoded by the coding sequence ATGACCTTGTTTGTGACGGGAGCGGGAGGATTTATCGGGAGCCATGTCGTTGAGTCTCTCCTCGATCGGGGCCATCGGGTCCGGGCCTTGGTCCACTATAATGGGGCGGGGCGAAGAGGTTTTTTGGACGAGCTCGATTCGAGGGGACGGGGAAGGCTCGACATTGTCGTCGGGGATGTTCGAGACAGTTCTCAAATGAACGCCTTGGTCCAGGGGTGCGACAAGGTGATTCATTTGGCGGCGTTAATCGCGATCCCTTACTCTTACCAGGCGGCGGAGTCTTATGTGGAGACCAACGTCCGGGGGACCTTGAATATTTTAGAAGCGTGTCGGCGAAATAAAGTGCGCCGCGTGATCGTAACGTCCACCAGTGAGGTCTACGGGACGGCCCAGCGGATTCCCATGACGGAACTTCATCCTCTTCAGGCCCAATCGCCTTACGCGGCGACCAAGATGGGGGCGGACCAATTGGCTTTGTCGTATCACCGAAGCCACGGGCTTCCCGTTGTGGTTTTGCGGCCGTTTAATACGTACGGCCCGCGCCAGTCCGCTCGGGCGGTTTTGCCCACGATCCTGACTCAAATCCTTTCGGAGCGGAAAACCATCTCCCTGGGGAACCTCGCCCCTCGGAGGGACCTGACCTTTGTGACCGACACCGCCCGCGCGTTCGTTGCGGCGTTGGATCGGAAGGGATTGGAGGGAGAAGTGATTCATTTCGGCCAAGGGTCTGCGGTCAGCGTCAAGGAATTGGCGGAGCGGTGTTTTTCTGTCTTGAAGAGGAAGGCGCGGGTGACGACGGCCGGGGGGCGCGTGCGTCCGAGGCAAAGCGAGGTGGATCTCCTTGTATGCGACGCCGCGAAAGCGCGGGAGAAATTGGGGTGGGAGCCTCGCACGTCTTTAGACGAAGGCATTCGGCGAACGGCGGCCTATATTGAAAAGCATCTAGCGGCCTATCGCCCCGACGAGTACGCGCGATGA
- a CDS encoding NTP transferase domain-containing protein: MSPLSPEKNRGLRAVILAGGRGRACILFTINFPKPLMPVGDRPILEVLMERLAAHGITDITISVGHLAELIKAYFDQRPFWKEKITLSFVQEEKPLGTAGALSLVPDLNQTFIVMNGDLLTDLDFSALVKFHRESSASLTIAAHRREVKIDLGVLEVDGERRVRGYKEKPVSSLEVSMGIYVYEPRVLRWIPRGERLDLPDLVLKLIAAGEPVCAFPSQCQWLDIGRPDDYRQAQDLVLGVKEASVSTF, encoded by the coding sequence ATGAGTCCCCTGTCACCCGAAAAAAACCGGGGGCTTCGCGCCGTCATTTTGGCCGGCGGCCGCGGACGCGCTTGCATCCTTTTTACCATCAACTTTCCAAAACCTCTGATGCCTGTTGGGGATCGGCCCATTCTGGAGGTGTTGATGGAGCGATTGGCGGCCCATGGGATCACGGACATCACGATCTCCGTCGGTCACTTGGCCGAACTGATTAAAGCTTACTTCGACCAAAGGCCCTTCTGGAAAGAAAAAATAACTTTATCGTTCGTACAGGAGGAAAAACCTTTGGGGACGGCAGGGGCCCTGTCGTTGGTTCCCGACCTCAACCAAACCTTTATCGTCATGAACGGGGATCTTCTTACCGATTTGGACTTCAGCGCGCTGGTGAAATTCCATCGGGAGAGTTCCGCTTCTTTGACCATCGCCGCCCATCGGCGTGAAGTGAAGATTGATTTGGGGGTTTTGGAGGTGGACGGGGAGCGCCGGGTTCGCGGGTATAAAGAAAAACCCGTCTCCTCCCTGGAAGTCAGCATGGGGATCTACGTCTATGAACCCCGCGTTCTCCGATGGATCCCCCGGGGAGAGCGGTTGGACCTTCCGGATCTGGTTTTAAAATTGATCGCCGCCGGGGAGCCCGTCTGTGCGTTCCCCAGCCAATGTCAATGGTTGGACATCGGCCGGCCGGACGATTATCGACAGGCGCAGGATTTAGTTTTGGGAGTAAAAGAAGCGTCGGTCTCGACGTTCTAA
- a CDS encoding NAD(P)-dependent oxidoreductase, translating to MRLLITGSRGYLGSRLLDYLRAQDPRASILGVSRHSRRQGELACQFDNALSVRKTLVSNRPDIVFHCVGTTLPGPWEALVRAHLLSTINVLEAVRAFPGKKPRVVIIGSAAEYGAGKPGARFSEKDTPRPETPYGLSKYLQTSLAMAYARLGVPVVAARLFNLLVPDAPPAFAVSRVIGLLRGIPRGASCHLKVGPMNAIRDFLPLEEVFRALYLLGRDGKPGEIYNVCSGQGTRMGDLFDALADAAGVRVDWGMEGKGSQRFHASISVGNGAKIRRHTGWFPKSSFSTAVKTLVRPMGKNR from the coding sequence GTGCGACTCTTGATCACGGGCAGTCGAGGGTATTTGGGATCTCGCCTTCTGGATTATCTTCGGGCGCAGGATCCTCGCGCCTCGATCCTGGGAGTTTCCCGCCATTCCAGGCGCCAAGGGGAGTTGGCTTGCCAATTTGACAACGCCCTTTCTGTTAGGAAAACCCTTGTTTCCAACCGGCCGGATATTGTTTTCCATTGCGTTGGAACAACCCTGCCGGGGCCGTGGGAAGCGCTCGTTCGAGCGCACCTTCTTTCGACCATAAACGTGTTGGAGGCGGTGCGCGCCTTCCCGGGGAAGAAGCCCCGGGTGGTGATCATCGGGTCCGCCGCGGAATACGGAGCTGGGAAGCCGGGGGCGCGTTTTTCCGAGAAGGACACTCCCCGCCCGGAAACACCCTACGGTCTTTCCAAATACCTCCAAACCTCGTTGGCCATGGCCTATGCCAGGCTCGGGGTTCCGGTCGTAGCGGCGCGGTTGTTCAATTTGTTGGTGCCGGACGCTCCTCCTGCCTTTGCGGTTTCCCGCGTCATCGGTTTGCTTCGAGGGATTCCTCGGGGAGCTTCTTGTCATTTAAAAGTCGGGCCGATGAACGCGATCCGGGATTTCCTTCCCCTGGAAGAGGTGTTCCGGGCCCTGTATCTTTTGGGGAGGGATGGAAAGCCGGGTGAAATTTATAACGTGTGTTCGGGTCAAGGGACCCGCATGGGAGATCTTTTTGATGCCCTGGCTGACGCGGCGGGGGTTCGCGTTGATTGGGGGATGGAGGGAAAAGGGTCCCAACGGTTCCACGCTTCCATCTCTGTCGGCAATGGGGCCAAGATCCGCCGCCACACCGGTTGGTTTCCGAAATCAAGCTTCTCAACTGCCGTGAAAACGTTGGTCCGCCCAATGGGAAAGAATAGGTGA
- a CDS encoding glycosyltransferase, giving the protein MGKKIRVLHVTVGLNIGGTEKLLSRLAAAINPERFDVSVLCLKSWGIEAEYLRQHGLRVFALEGRGWWDVRLGFRLFRFFRHHSFEVVHSHLAIANVVAAIFKSKGRLVWHIHEMGEGTSWLFRKAERCLGARADVVLAVSKAVARAFSSRTGREDSRVRVFPNAIPSEKKGNPLKEKLPVPWPEPRQVIGFVGRLDDEIKGIRVLLQAAKRVVQKAPTARFLIVGDGPDRQVLEKTSETLGLKDFVSFTGEIPNAAGHFSEFDLFVLPSRFEGFGIGLLEAMWAGCPVVATRTGGIPEVILDGETGLLVPPEDPKALADALLLLLTDPEKRSAMGRKASSHIETHFRWEKFVEDTESIYENSFVP; this is encoded by the coding sequence ATGGGAAAAAAAATCCGAGTCCTCCATGTTACGGTGGGATTGAACATCGGCGGAACGGAAAAACTTCTTTCGAGATTGGCGGCCGCAATAAATCCCGAACGCTTTGATGTCTCGGTCCTCTGTCTGAAATCCTGGGGGATCGAAGCCGAATATTTGCGGCAACACGGCCTTCGTGTGTTTGCTCTGGAGGGGAGGGGGTGGTGGGATGTTCGTCTGGGATTCAGGCTCTTCAGATTTTTTCGTCATCACTCGTTCGAGGTCGTCCACTCTCATTTAGCCATCGCGAATGTGGTCGCGGCGATTTTTAAAAGCAAGGGTCGGTTGGTTTGGCATATCCATGAGATGGGCGAGGGAACCTCTTGGCTTTTTCGAAAGGCGGAAAGGTGTCTGGGGGCGCGGGCGGATGTGGTTTTGGCCGTCTCAAAAGCGGTGGCACGGGCCTTCTCTTCTCGGACGGGTAGGGAGGATTCGAGAGTGCGGGTCTTCCCAAACGCGATTCCGTCCGAGAAAAAAGGGAACCCACTCAAAGAAAAACTTCCCGTCCCTTGGCCCGAACCCCGCCAGGTCATTGGTTTTGTTGGGCGGCTGGACGACGAGATCAAGGGGATTCGTGTTCTTCTTCAGGCGGCGAAGCGGGTCGTTCAAAAAGCACCCACGGCGAGGTTTTTAATTGTGGGGGATGGCCCCGATCGCCAGGTGCTGGAAAAAACTTCGGAAACATTAGGGTTGAAAGATTTTGTTTCCTTTACGGGTGAAATTCCAAACGCGGCCGGCCATTTCTCTGAGTTCGATCTCTTCGTTCTCCCCTCCCGGTTTGAAGGTTTCGGAATCGGTTTGCTAGAGGCCATGTGGGCCGGGTGCCCCGTGGTGGCCACAAGAACCGGAGGCATCCCGGAAGTCATCCTAGACGGCGAGACGGGTTTGTTGGTTCCCCCGGAAGACCCCAAGGCTCTTGCCGACGCCCTTCTTCTATTGCTGACGGATCCGGAAAAGCGGAGCGCCATGGGGCGGAAGGCTTCTTCCCACATTGAAACCCATTTCCGGTGGGAAAAGTTTGTCGAAGATACAGAATCAATTTACGAGAATTCGTTTGTTCCATAA